GGgcggggagaaaaaaaaaaaaaagcagtcatgcagaaagaaagaaaaccaccacTGGCTCCACCCCACAAATTTTGTTCCTGTGTTGACAGAGCCTTCTGTATCTTTGTGTTGTAAGAGAAAAGAAGTATTAGTATTTCTGTACATAAAATCATTACATGCAATTACTCACTGGTAACCAATCTCAAATTCAAGCTATTTAGTGAAATAATACCCTGTTTGACATCCATTACCTAATCAGTCTCTACTTACATTGAAGATTAACACCTTCCTTAACACCTTTTATCTAGTAGCACTATAGTGATAAGCCAGATACTTAAAATTGTAAATTCTTCACTCCTTCAAATGAGTTAGTGCTCAACAGAAAATACAAGTATTTCTCAGTAAGTGGAAAGGAGCGTTTCAAAATAACAAATTTAAGACTTTTATGATTAAAAGGTGTATTGGGTTTGAAGGGCTTAGGTTTTGGTAGTGGGAGGGCTACAGAGTGGCTACTGAAACTGTAATATTTCTTCTAAAACTGTGTAATATATCCTCACCATCCAGCCTCAATAGTTATAACTGTATAAACCTTTGAGATATGTCCATCCCTGACTGACTAGAGCAAATCTAGAACTATAAATCATTAAACACCTTGAAAAAAGTAATCATAAAACATACCTGACTTAGCAGCTGTCCATGAAAAATGTTGTTAACCACATTCAAAACCTGCTTTATAAGTTTTCTTTGAGAAGCAGGGATGAGAGCTGGGTATCTGGTCCCTGTAGTCTCCAGTTCCTGCTGTACTTTATCCAAAAGTTCACAGAGAAATTCCTGAGCATCTTGTTGGGCATACCCTCTAAAGGCTGGAATTAGTCTCCACACAGAATGAAGCATAGCAAAAGGAGACACCAGTGCCCATTTGCCAGACCACATAACCTGGAACAGAGTATGCAACTCATGACAGAGAGAAATATGCTTTGAACTGGGCTCCCTGGGCTGAATAAGTTCCATGCTTTTTGATGCTCCTCCACTTAATCCAGAGGATAAACTAGGCCGCCTCACAGAATATGATCCCTTTACTGTCTCTTGGTTTTCATTCATGTGTAATGTTGAGGCAGCTATTGACTGGTGTTTAGATGAAGATCTTGTTTTACCATTGGTCGCTGCTGCCAGCAGTTCCTGAGTTTGGTTGAGATCAAGCTTTAAAAAGCATTCTCGAAAAATAAGTAAGTGACTTAATACCTGCAGGACAGAATTCATATAGCATGTGTTTCCCAGGTTTCTcagtcctgtcactccaggagtCACTGTAGGCCTTCGTTTAATTGGAGAGTCACTTACTTTTTTCAATCTCAGCTCTTCTGAGGTATATGCTTCTTTCAACTCTGCCAAAAATTCCATGTTCTGTGACGTTTTTTGAGGGCAGGGTTCTGGTTTTAAGGACATTCTAATCTGATTTTGTAAACGACTGCTCTTTCTTGGAGGCatcttttccatctctgctttCAACTCACGCTTTCGTTCTTGTCTTCTCTTCCTAGCTTTGTCCCTTTTCAGCTCTGCTTCTTCTTGACgtctttccttttccaaaatcCTTTTTCCAGTAGGTGTCAACTCAAGCCACAATCTGAATACTTTGCCAAGGACTGCACGCCGTCGGTGCCAGAGAGCTGTGAACATCCTGTCTTCATTCCGAAGCATGGCTTGGGCACCACCGTGCGCAAGGTAGGAATCATCGCTTGTACCCATAGAACGCAAAGTCCTCCCACTTCGAGTAGTGCACTCATAGTTTTGACTCTTGATTGCACTTAATGTACTCCGCAAGAGTTTTAAATCACCGGTTGCGTTGTCATTGAGAACATAATCGTCGCAGAGATAACAGAAAACGTACAGCTCATTTACTTCCAATGCCACTGGGTGACTGCTCTCCTGAAAGTGCTTTAGTGCATGTTCTTCGATGTATCTTCCACACGCCACATGCGAGCAGCTGAGGCACGCCCACACAGATTCCGTAGTATTGCAGTCCATGCAATGCCATTTCTGAGGATTGAGAATGGAGTGATCTTGGGCCAGTCGCAGACGTCCTACGTGTTTACACTTATCCATTGTTAAAACTGAAACTGCAGAGATATGCTCGCAAAACCCATAATCCAAACTATTTTCTGCCCATGATATTTCAATCTgcaactaaaaaaagaaaaaaaaaaaagttatagtTCATAAATACCCAACTATATCCCTTTTACAGAAGTCAGTGTACCAAATTCATTTTGAGATGAAGATCACTACCATCGTCCAGCTGAGTCCCACCAAACACATGAAAGAAATCAGTCACGTGGAGCCACAAACACACTCAACACctgcaacagcagctccatgttCATACTAAATTGCCTGTATACCACTGTTTATATTCCCAGCGCTTCGTGGCTCATGACTGAAGCATACTAGCTACACTTTAGGCCTGGTTTGGTTTAATTAAGGGGCACTGATTCATTAAAAGATGCTGTTACAGAGTTTGGATATAAACACAATCTAAAGTGAGAaaggctgctcagagaagctgtagatgcCCCCACTCCTAGAACTGTTAAGGGCCAGGTGGGATTGGACTTTAAATAACTGGGTCTAACTGGACGTGTTTCTGCGCACAGCAGGGGATGGGACGACAGGATCTTTACGGTCCCTtgcaactcaaaccattctgtgattccaaaaTTCTCCTATTAATTCAACCCCTAAGCACAGAGATGCAGAAGTGCAAAGTTCACttaaatttattatatttacaCAGTGCCAACAGTTCAGACAAATGAGGCTTTATACAACTCAAACCCTTAATTAATCCATACCTTTAATTAACTCACTGCCCCTCTGTGCTCAGTCAAGCCCATTATACCATTTCTATAATAATTTATCTTAAATACCTACATTTTAACATGCCATCCTAACACCTCTGAAAGAGTAACTTGGCAAAGCAGAACTTGATTTGTTAAGACAGAAATACAAGGAGGTATCTACATCAGTTACCACAAACTTCATAAAAACTTTCTAATCCAGGTCTtcaaaagataatttaaaaatccagctAGCACTGATTTACATCCTTTATTAAGTTTGTATGGTTGCATTTATTTGTTCACAACTGCTGTTTTTGCTTCCTCCTATAAGGTGCATTTACCCAAAACAGACAGTCTCGattagcaaaaaaattaaagagacaGCAATTCATTCTTGTTTTTACCATTTTCTTAGACAATTTTGTTTATGTACAACATCTAGAGATAAATTATAATGGTGCTATGATGAATCAGGAAGTGATTACATTTGATCTCGGGCATTTGTGCCCACCATATGACTGACCAGAAGGGCCAAAGAGCACACAGCACCATATGTACAGTGCTTGCCAGATAAAACAATTAATTCACCTGAGGAGTTCAAGGCTTTGTCAAATATTCAACCTATGCCAAGTGAGATGAGCTTGCCATTACAAATACTTGCTCTGGACCTGGCCTAAGCTGTTCAGTATCAAGGTCCTGGATTCTATGCTTTACAGGTAAATAAGCCATACTACAAAAGTAGTGAGTGATTTACACAACTCTTGACAGAACCAAAAAAACTATATTCCGGCCATTAGCTTTAAATATGCTAATATTTGTCAATTTCTACAGTTCTGAAGCACACAAGAATAGGTTATTCAATACAGAACAGATGTTTAGTGTAAAATAAGATAAAGCgaaaaaagataaagagaaTAAAGTAAGATAAAGGAAATTCTAATGTACAACGACATTACACCACTAAAGAAGGGAAACAGGTAGAAGGTTGCAGATGGCCAGAAAAGAAGCTCTAATTTTCATCTGGTACTTAAATAAaaactgtcattaaaaaatTCAACCAAAAATGAATTTGGTTTGTTTAGCTGACCCACGGCTAGtgccttttaaaatgttactaTACAGATACCAACATAAGAGCTGTAATACCTCCCTAAGCACATAATCACACCCAGCATTGCATGTGTCACATAGAATTTATGCTGTAATGAAGAAAAGCTTGAACCAGCTGCAGAGAATCTAAGAAACTGTACACAGTTTTACATGCCCACATTAATCTCTCATTCATTCCTGCTAAGAGTTGTTTCCAGTCCATACTGACTGCACCAAAGAATTTCAGGCACCATGACCTCTGGGGAGCCATTCAGCAGCTCCCAGATCAAGTACCAAGCCACAGTGCATTAAGGGAGGTCGACATCTCTTGTGTGCTATGGTCAACAGATCACAAAAGTAATGGCTTGCATAACTTTTTCCATCTTGCTTGCAACCATAACAT
This sequence is a window from Hirundo rustica isolate bHirRus1 chromosome 4, bHirRus1.pri.v3, whole genome shotgun sequence. Protein-coding genes within it:
- the USP44 gene encoding ubiquitin carboxyl-terminal hydrolase 44, translated to MDKCKHVGRLRLAQDHSILNPQKWHCMDCNTTESVWACLSCSHVACGRYIEEHALKHFQESSHPVALEVNELYVFCYLCDDYVLNDNATGDLKLLRSTLSAIKSQNYECTTRSGRTLRSMGTSDDSYLAHGGAQAMLRNEDRMFTALWHRRRAVLGKVFRLWLELTPTGKRILEKERRQEEAELKRDKARKRRQERKRELKAEMEKMPPRKSSRLQNQIRMSLKPEPCPQKTSQNMEFLAELKEAYTSEELRLKKVSDSPIKRRPTVTPGVTGLRNLGNTCYMNSVLQVLSHLLIFRECFLKLDLNQTQELLAAATNGKTRSSSKHQSIAASTLHMNENQETVKGSYSVRRPSLSSGLSGGASKSMELIQPREPSSKHISLCHELHTLFQVMWSGKWALVSPFAMLHSVWRLIPAFRGYAQQDAQEFLCELLDKVQQELETTGTRYPALIPASQRKLIKQVLNVVNNIFHGQLLSQVTCLACDNKSNTIEPFWDLSLEFPERYHSNGKEMSSQYPCLLTEMLAKFTETEALEGKIYACDQCNTKRRKFSSKPVILTEAQKQLMVCRLPQVLRLHLKRFRWSGRNHREKIGVHVSFDQMLNMEPYCCRESLKSLLPDCFIYDLSAVVMHHGKGFGSGHYTAYCYNSEGGFWVHCNDSKLNTCTMEEVCKAQAYILFYSQRLTQANGRGRVPCPSTAESQQLTELAGCSMDNSSS